NNNNNNNNNNNNNNNNNNNNNNNNNNNNNNNNNNNNNNNNNNNNNNNNNNNNNNNNNNNNNNNNNNNNNNNNNNNNNNNNNNNNNNNNNNNNNNNNNNNNNNNNNNNNNNNNNNNNNNNNNNNNNNNNNNNNNNNNNNNNNNNNNNNNNNNNNNNNNNNNNNNNNNNNNNNNNNNNNNNNNNNNNNNNNNNNNNNNNNNNNNNNNNNNNNNNNNNNNNNNNNNNNNNNNNNNNNNNNNNNNNNNNNNNNNNNNNNNNNNNNNNNNNNNNNNNNNNNNNNNNNNNNNNNNNNNNNNNNNNNNNNNNNNNNNNNNNNNNNNNNNNNNNNNNNNNNNNNNNNNNNNNNNNNNNNNNNNNNNNNNNNNNNNNNNNNNNNNNNNNNNNNNNNNNNNNNNNNNNNNNNNNNNNNNNNNNNNNNNNNNNNNNNNNNNNNNNNNNNNNNNNNNNNNNNNNNNNNNNNNNNNNNNNNNNNNNNNNNNNNNNNNNNNNNNNNNNNNNNNNNNNNNNNNNNNNNNNNNNNNNNNNNNNNNNNNNNNNNNNNNNNNNNNNNNNNNNNNNNNNNNNNNNNNNNNNNNNNNNNNNNNNNNNNNNNNNNNNNNNNNNNNNNNNNNNNNNNNNNNNNNNNNNNNNNNNNNNNNNNNNNNNNNNNNNNNNNNNNNNNNNNNNNNNNNNNNNNNNNNNNNNNNNNNNNNNNNNNNNNNNNNNNNNNNNNNNNNNNNNNNNNNNNNNNNNNNNNNNNNNNNNNNNNNNNNNNNNNNNNNNNNNNNNNNNNNNNNNNNNNNNNNNNNNNNNNNNNNNNNNNNNNNNNNNNNNNNNNNNNNNNNNNNNNNNNNNNNNNNNNNNNNNNNNNNNNNNNNNNNNNNNNNNNNNNNNNNNNNNNNNNNNNNNNNNNNNNNNNNNNNNNNNNNNNNNNNNNNNNNNNNNNNNNNNNNNNNNNNNNNNNNNNNNNNNNNNNNNNNNNNNNNNNNNNNNNNNNNNNNNNNNNNNNNNNNNNNNNNNNNNNNNNNNNNNNNNNNNNNNNNNNNNNNNNNNNNNNNNNNNNNNNNNNNNNNNNNNNNNNNNNNNNNNNNNNNNNNNNNNNNNNNNNNNNNNNNNNNNNNNNNNNNNNNNNNNNNNNNNNNNNNNNNNNNNNNNNNNNNNNNNNNNNNNNNNNNNNNNNNNNNNNNNNNNNNNNNNNNNAGTTCTGCCTCGTCCATAGATACACAGCTAGCTCAGTCTCACACTAATTCGAACCGGCCTGGTTCGAACTATGATtggtgtaattcgaaccaacccggttcgaattacatgggaaccttctctctctataattcgaaccaacctggttcgaattacctTCATTCTTAATTCGAACCAGGCTGGTTCGATTTATTACCAACATAAAACCGTAATTCGAACTCACCTGGTTCGATTTACTAACAAATAGAgttcgaaccaagctggttcgaattatataaaaatgcgATCTGGCTTATTGCTGAAACGATTTTTGCTTTGGCGTATTTACGTAATTTTTTGAGCCAGTTGGCTTATTATGGTTTTTTACCcttttaattataaacataaatataatttaattatattatttatgaaatgtGACTATAGATGTagataaaatttagttatattacttatatataGTTTTATTGTATTGTATTGCTTATAAAGTTAGATTATAATTATGACAATAgaattgttcttgtatttttatatatgtgaCAAATTGGTGGTGTTAAAACATTActcttaattataaataaggtttataatttaaaaaatcaaagactcaattaaaaagatacaaaaaaatgatgttaaaatattctaactctttaaaataaaaatattcgaaatttaattaaaaattatttaaaatttaaactcaataaaaatttatattcaatgtgttttgtattaaatatatttaataacctATTATATCATATTGGTTGAATTGTTGAAATTAGCttttataatgttaattttttaataacactttattagaaaaaaccatcttttcagaattttttaaaaactaattaattatttctaatgcttatactaaaaataaaaataaaatttaaattagtaaattgtaaaaaatttaaaaaaaatctaatgatTAATCTATTACCTTTTTAGTTTTagtccaaattaaatattttttattgtttttggaaagaaaatctttcgaggaatttaataatatgtgataAGGAACATCGAATAAATTATACAGAAACCAAttaaaacacaacataaaaatatctttaaaaaagacgttttaagcGTCTTTATCTGAGTGGTTCAATGATCAATTCCACTATAAAATGGAAAAGATTAGCATTTTAAACTCaactttaacaaaaaaaaaaggaaagtacGAAGAgttaatagaatatttgtaaTAGAAATTtagggagtattagagatataaccattagtatTATCTTTTTTCATCtgaaacttttaaaataaatggTATTATGATATGACATAGTATTAAAatcttagataaaaaaaaaataaaaaattcgatACTTGGAAAATCCAaaatcactacaaaaaaaaaatgatataacGGTCTAAGAAGGTCAAATAGTCAAACTTGTACCTAagaatcttttttaatttatcacgTTTCACGTCACGTGTGGCCTACCCCAACATCGTGACAAGCCAACAAGTTGGAAGCtttaactttaattattttgttgcgTCCCTCTGCTTCTCTAATCTCAAGTTCTTATTTCTAGCCAACCAACCACAAACTGTGAAGTGTGAAGAGTTTCCACTTTCCATTTCAAGAATATAACACTTATGGGGGCTATAAAATCAGCCATGGGAGATGCAATCTTAACATCAGTATGGGTCTTCAGCCTCTCATCACAAAGGATTATCTCATCAGAGATATCTTCCTTTCTTGGATTCAAACCATTCACACTTCCATCACTATTCCTCTCAACAATCATAAACTCCATCATAGTCTTCACCATAACCTCCATTGGAAGGCTCTTAGGTGGTGCAAGCTTCAACCCTTCATCCACAGTTTCATCCTACTTCTTAGGCCTAAGGCCAGATTCATCACTCTCATCATTGGCCATAAGGTTCCCTGCTCAAGCACTTGGTGGGGCCCTTGGTGCAAAAGGGTTACTTTCTGTGGTGCCCCCACAGTATAAGATTTTGCTGAAAGGTCCTTACTTGAAGGTGGATTTACACACTGGTGCTTTTGCTGAAGGAGCATTGGTTTTTGCACTTAACTTGGCTATACTCATTATTGTTATGAAGGGTCCTAAGAATCCTTTCTTGAAGGTTTATATGATTTCTTTGACAACTTTGACTTTGGCTATTTGTGGTTCTGGTTACACTGGACCTTCTATGAACCCTGCAAATGCATTTGGTTGGGCTTATATGTATAATAGGCATATGAATTGGGAGCTGTTTTATGTCTATTGGATTTGTCCTTTTATTGGGGCATTTTTTGCTGCTTTGGTTTATAAGGCTCTGTTTATGTCACCACCAGAGATGATGAAGAAGCAGAAGAAAGCTTGAGACTTGAGACACCACAATTGTTAGTCAAGTATTTTTCTTCacattttaattcatgtttcttttcttatacTATTTGCTATacattttaattcatgtttcaTTTATGATTAAAGATTTCCATGTTCTAAAGTTTAAGCAATTTTGGAGCATGCATTAAATGTGCTCTAAGCCCAATTCATGTTTTTGATGAATTGGTCAGTTTCAGTTGCATTGATGTGCATGCAAATATTAATGTCAAAGCTGCTAAATTGTACACATTTACAAATACAACCCATGTGATTATCTGAAAGGTGAAATTCTATGGCAAAAATGGGGATAACCACTAGCTTTGATTTGTTGCAATCTGTTTCAGAGACAATAATATGATACATCATACTAAAACCTTTGAACTTGTGTATTATGCACTAAGGGGGTGTTTCACATATTGCCTATTAGCATTACCAATATTTTAGATTACCAGAGAGATGATTatcatcttttaaattattgGCAATATTACAATATATTGTTTGGTATGCAGTATTGGACAAGTAATGTAGATAGCTAACTCTTATATTAGTAATGTTGATTACCAGATTTCCTCTGAAATTCAAATTATCAGTTATGTATATTATGACCAAACAAGGTAATCTTTTATGGGTTAGTTGAATAGTTCAGTAAATAGGTTACATTGGTTTGAATTTCATCATGACAATTATATTTGATGAACACTAATATAAGAGCCATCAATGAAGTAACGAGTAGTGTTTAACGTAATATGCTCTCTTTATCAACCAGAACTAGAAATATACTTATGTACCCCCATACTATTAAGTACTTTATATTGTAAAAGTAAACGGTTAAATTCGTTtctcaataaataaatacttttacttttattgtgATAAATAAATACTATACTCAGCATTTATTATGAGCAAGAGCAAGAACAAAAGGCTACAAATAGCTCTTCAAATTGAAGCATCAACTTGAACACATTTTATGAGTGAGCCAAATTGCAGAATGGTTCAATCCAAATATGTCCCACTTTATCACAATCTTTAAAGACTAACAAACCGATACGTATTGATGAAAAAGACACTTTAGTGATTGCGAACACAAGTTGATATATGGTTAAGTTTTACTATCATTACAGGTTTAAGTTTTGTGACATTAGGAGGAATATTAAGAATTTCATGTGTGAAAAAATTAATAGagcaaatattatttaatagtttattattatatattttaagttGTTAGAATATTGAATTTATCAAGAtgtattttcatcttattttcctttaattagCAGCTCCCGCAGTATGTTTGTGAATTtaggtttatttttttaacttaaatGTGAAAAGTATAAATATCTTTTAAGCTATTGTAGCTAGAAATTTGATAAAGGAAAAATCCTTTGAtttcataataattaataaaatatgaaaattgtaATATGGACAAATGAAGTTGAATAagtatgattatttttttttttttttttttctcttgatgAATGTTGCCATGTGGAGAAGGGAACTAGCAATAGAGGGCCCTTACACTGTGACCCTATTGGGCCTACATGCAGTCAAGCCCAATAGTTTATTCATTGGAAAACTCATTACTCATCATTAGATCCACACattaaacgacgtcgtttaagGGGATGGCTAATAAAATGTTACCCTCTCTCTGTTTGATcactcttcatcttctccttctatACTAGATTCAAAGAAACTTGTGGTTGCTGAAGGATTTTAGGATTCGATTGTGGCTAGTCATAGAGATTAGTGTTGAAGAAGAATCTTTTTTCGTCTTTTTACGCAATGTATACATGTTTCTGGATGATCATTACATCTTTTTGTTTAGCTcgatttaactttttttaaaccTGAGTCTTTGCTAAggttttcttcattcttctgtGACTCGTTCAGGGGTTTTCTTTTATGTtctattttcaatggtggaatAATGTCAATTTTTCATACGGATTTAGAGGTGGTTTAATGATTTGTAGAGCTTTTTTTTGTAGTATTTGTTAATGTTTAGGGTGAATTCTGACTAATGTGATATGTTGTGTTATTGTGTTTGTTAATCTCgtgttaatgaaaaaaaaaattcaatattgATGGATATTATGTTTCATCAGAGAGAAAATTTCATAAAGATGACAATGGAAAAACGATCTATTCATCTGATAACAAGCATGTGTTGGTGACTTTGATGAGAATATACTAAATGTGTTTTTTGTGagaaattattacaaaaaatttggATATGATAAGATAGAAGAATGCTGGTGGCTGGAAAGAATTTAAATGTTGGTTTAAGAGCTCTAACTCACAATGAGTTAAAAAAAAGGTGCTTTATGGATAAAAAGAACAATAGTCTGATTAATGTTTATTCTGAGCATAAAGTGttattatctgaaattcttgaGCTTAAAAATCATGACGAACACCAACTACTAACTTACAAAGACATCCACAAACAACACTTTAatgtataatttttgaaaaagtataggtaaataataaaaatactaaagaaTGTAACTAATAGATATGTCGGATATTCAATTTAAACAAGTATGCAGATGattatattcattatttttaattggatggttatttcttttgattcgatttactcatGCATAGTTGATAATGACTAGATATTCAATCTACTAGGTGTGTAGATAGTTATCCTAATGTTAAAGTTTAAGGAATAATTTGGAGTGAAATGCTTTTTTACTTTactaagtcaattttaaaatacattatttacattatttacaAAAGTTATTGTCTActtaacaaaattcataattttttgagttttcacTTTAGTTTTCAAGTTTTCAAGCGCCCATGCAAAATTAAGCCTCACTTGATCAGTGTCATATGTAGAATTGGCTTTCTCACCCACATTTTCTTGCCACGTCATTCATGGCGTTAACCCTTCAATGACGAAAAATGATTGTAAAACTATTATAGTGCACTTTTCGaatctcaaaaattaaaataatacaattaaaAGTGGGAGATTATTTTAGtgcaagtcatcaattttaaaaactactttaaTGTTTAACTCCTTAAATCTTTCAATAATTTGTTAAAACTATAAATTCTATATTAGTTCAACCATTCTATTAGAAATATATCAGgttgattatttatattaaaattttatgacaGAAATAAGCTTTTATATGAGAATGTATATAtcatcaaataatttttattcataCAATTAATTCTGAGATGTATTTATCAAAAGAAATTTGATAAAGAactcaatatatataaatagtagAAAGATAATTAACTTACACTTATGAATTAGGAGTAGATAGTATAGTGTAAGTGTACAACTATTTTAATGGAATCCTAAGCTGAAAAAGGATCTTCTTGGACAATCTgcaataattaatcaattaattatgaTGAGAAAGACAATAAGAAGTTTGTTTTTTCAAACATGATGAAAGAGATTGTTACTTACCTCACCATTGCATAAATAGATATACTCAGTGTGTAACATGCATGACATTTATGTCTCTCAGTCACATATCCGAACAAGCAATGCACATCCCCAGCACAAGgttaaaagatatattttgaGGAATTAGGTTGAGTAGGTGAAAATCCCAAGATCTGAAATATGAGGTCCCTAGCTATCACTATGCATAAAGGATTTATACATATTCGGAACTTCCTGCTCTCTTCCATTCTTGTCCTGTCCTTTAAGTTTCATCTACACAGGAAATTTTCACTTCtactattgatttttttttagcaTAATAAATTAGTTTTGTTCCTTTTCTCAAATGGTGGATCAAATAATATGTTTTTCTcttctaaaattattacatgtgattttatttttaatatacagTTCTgtgtattattaatattattcaatTGTTTATATAATAACAATTGGGTCTTGTCGCATTAGATGGTAATTGGTATCAACTATATATAGATGatgggtattttttttttcttgttttcaacAAAAATGATTTTACGACTCTTGATCTTTACACATAgttgaaataatattattttaattctttatattcaattaaaataatgcATGTTAATATTGTTAGACTTTATTTTAGAATGTTAtagattaatatataatatttagatatatcttattataattttatagtgATTTATTAGTTTGATATTAAGTCGATTCTGCTATTATGACCAAGTTGCATTGTAtcctttatttgttattatgattttgttaggtagacaataatttttgtgaataatataaataataaattataaatttagtccaatagaataaaaaatattctaccTCTAAATTACTCTATTCcactaaaattctaattttttttattttattgttcacataatttaaaatttttcattcatttcaacgtaaaatattatgtttcaagaaattttttttttaaaatatttaacataAACATCATATTGACAAATAAGttagtaaataactaaataataaattataaaattatttttaataattataaaattaatgcaAATGCTAAAATTTAACTATAGATACAAAATTTATTTACAGACTaaaatccaagagaggaattTCTACTTCACAAGTTTCAACAAGTAAGAAGAATGGTTCCTTTGAGTATCTAATACcacaaacataataataataattctaataagttaagaaaaagtatatggaaccaacTCCAAATCAGCCAAAAATAGAAcgacttaattaattataaatatagtaattagttttatttatttacgatttaaaatattagttattaAATGTTTCACCACATTCAAATTAGGAGGAGATATGTTCAGTATCATTGCAATGTGAATCACGGAAACTGATTCAATTAGCTTCCGTCTCTTCATCCTCCTTCTCTCTCCAAATgcctaaaacatgataaattaGAAAACAGATTCAaaaccatccaatttacaaagaaaagaaatatccTAATGCCTAGTATAAACACCATCCACATAGAGGTTTTGAATTCACCCAAAGGTATTTGGCTGATTTTTTGCTAGAACTATCTTGGTTCCCTAACATTATTGATAAGTTAATTAATCTTAACatcaattgatataattaatagaacctatatactaaaaaaatttcaaattctatCTTAGTCTAAccctaaattttttaatttattaataccTATAATTATAAACATGACAAAAATTAATGATATAGGTAATTAACAAGTTAAAAAGTCACCTTAATATCTTAATAATTGGTAATGTTTGAATTaaaggtaattttttttcttcttcaagctTAAACTACTTTAATGAAGTTTTGGAATAATACTAACATAAGAGAGCACATTTGATAGGGTATAATAGAATTGAAGTAGAACAAGAATAGTGtatatattcaaaataaaagtgtatGAGAATTTATTATTGATGAAAATAACATGAGAGAAGGGAGAGGAGCACTAGAGAACCGTgtagaagaaaggaaagaagaaagaaaaatgtgtTTTGCTGAGGAGAGTGTGTGTGCTGCTGGAGTGGGAAGGGTTAAGCGGTTATGGGATTAGCCCAAAATCTttcttcattattattattataaggcCCTACAAATTCCTTGAGTAACTCTTGCATCTTTTTCTCCTGAATAAGTAGGTAACAAGTACTTTTGCATCTATGCTCTGGAGACCACTTCTCCTTACAATGATAGCATAATCCCTTCTcctttttaagtttaatttctGATGCTAACAGTTTTATGAAGAGTGGAGTATGGTTTGTGTAGTTGTTTTAATTAGGCATAGAAATTAGAACCAGGTTGAAATTGGATTTTGGATTGGGGTTTTTGAGGGTGGTTGTATTGGGGTGATTAAGATAGTAGTGTTAGTTATATTTGTTGTAGTGCGTTTCTTATGTGATAGATTTGCGATTATGAATTTTTGTTTATACAGCTTGGCTAACAAAACTATGGTAACATAAGTGGTGGGTTTGGCTAATAAGAGCTCACACTTGAGATAATCCTATAGTCCAGCTTCAAAAAGGGAGATTAACCATTTTTCACTGAGGCCTGTCACCTAGTTAGAGATTTTCTCAAACGAATTTTGATATTCAGCAACACTATGCGTTTGTTTCAACTCCTTAAGAGTCGTCTTGGGATCATAAAATTGACTTTGACCGAATCGAACCAACAAAAAATCTAGAAATGACTTCCAGGTATATCTTATATTATTAGTGATTATCTATCTGTAGCAGGAATACGCAGGTCCAGTGAGGTGAAAAGAGAGCATGCGTACCCGCATTTTGGTTGGAATCGAATATTGTTCAAAATATTCTCTTGCCTTGAATACCCACTCCTCTAGCTTCTCTCCATCAAATAATGGAAGGTCGATCTTGAGATTGCGATTCACAATCTAAGGGGAGCCAGTGCTCCACTAAGCTCTGGAGCCATGTGCCAGTCCTCGCTCGTTAGGGTCTAGTTCAATTCTCTTCATTTTCAAGCAATCTTTCAGCATCCTTTGAATTTCTTGCAAATAATGCTCTATCCCATCCACCTGAGCATTGGTGGCTCTGAGTTGACTTGAAACTTCAATGCGATCCCgttgttgaagtgcaacaatcTCCGCCTGACGAGTGAGTTCATTGGGGATAGTCATCTCTCTCAATGAAAGTACCAAATGTTAAGTTAGAAAATAAGATTGTAGATAAGAAATTGCATCAACTATAAAAGTATTGAATTGATGTATGaacacaactagaaaatggattaatacagacatatttaatttttattacagacgaatttttggttaccgacgaattttgtccctctgtaaaagtctcgtcggaaattatttaccgacgaaTTTTTTTCGTTGGAAAATTACTGACGaatttttaccagttaccgaTGAATTTTCCCTCTGTAAATTCTCCATCCATTTTCCTGAAACGTCAAACTTTCTGAAACGTCAAACTTTTCAACGAATTTTTCGTcagtaattacagacggatttttcgtcggtaattacagacagatttttcgaCGGATTTTTCTTCGGTAATTACAAGCGAATTTTTTGACagattttttgtctgtaattaTAGGCGGATTTTTCGACgaattttttgtttgtaattTGAACCTTGAAAAATCATCCCACACTTTaaatacagacagaaaatccgtctgtaaattCGTCTGTAAggtaaaatagatttttttaatttttctattgcaaaataaatactttagatttgttttctaaatttacTCCATCAAACACActgtaaattgaaaaaaagaaagcaaaaaatcacataaataaacataatattCATTTCATAATACCTATAAAATTGGATGTTATTTTTCAACACCATTATCCAATATCTTACTGTCTTAATAAAAACATACcccaaaatttcttttaaactaCAACAGAGAAGGGCAGGACTTTCagcttaaattttaaaactattttctcatgctctctttaaagtttaaactctCCAATCTAATATGAGTTGCATAATTCTTCACTCCATGATAGACTCTTATGTGGCCGAAACTTGAAAGTATTTGTTCATCTACttcttctttgatttgtttgcatTGGACTGAGCATATGTAGTTTTCTGGTGTCAAAAAATAGGACACGGACAGATTTCAGACGCCTAGCAATGTTTTATAAGattaagaaaaagtgaaggagGATAACAAAAATACAAGGTCCTGTGAAAGCATACTGAAATCTTTACATTACGTAAGCTCACATATATGCAAGTACTGCTAGAAGCAAAGCAACCATAACTGATACAACAAAGCAACTAAAAACGTTGATTTTCCATGGATAATTGATAATTGCAACAACATATATCTCTACTTACTAAATACATAAAAGTGACATGGTGAAAGAAACGAACCTTATGCTAGAAGCATTGCCAGCAGTCACAGGACCACCATTCTGCTTGAAGTTTGCTTTAAGCTTCTTTAACTTTGCAGCATCAAACTAGCCACAAGAACAATAATATAGATATTAATCAAAATGTACAAATTTCCATCATAATTCAATGCCAAGCAAGTCAGAAAGACCATGAATCAAGTAAACTGTAAACCGTAAAAAAGTCAGAAGAACTTCTGAACTAAATAACAGAAGTAATCACACCAACATTAACCATTGTATGATACCATATTAACAGAGCTTAATTTTAGGGTGTTC
The genomic region above belongs to Arachis duranensis cultivar V14167 chromosome 3, aradu.V14167.gnm2.J7QH, whole genome shotgun sequence and contains:
- the LOC107477725 gene encoding aquaporin SIP1-2, which produces MGAIKSAMGDAILTSVWVFSLSSQRIISSEISSFLGFKPFTLPSLFLSTIINSIIVFTITSIGRLLGGASFNPSSTVSSYFLGLRPDSSLSSLAIRFPAQALGGALGAKGLLSVVPPQYKILLKGPYLKVDLHTGAFAEGALVFALNLAILIIVMKGPKNPFLKVYMISLTTLTLAICGSGYTGPSMNPANAFGWAYMYNRHMNWELFYVYWICPFIGAFFAALVYKALFMSPPEMMKKQKKA